One segment of Leptospira fainei serovar Hurstbridge str. BUT 6 DNA contains the following:
- the mtnC gene encoding acireductone synthase, which yields MFLEDAKVFLFDIEGTTTPIEFVHKVLFPYSVRNFLPFFQTVSVEKRLIDELIVASKQESEYGKTVDSQPESLADFCTYLVSKDRKLGALKEIQGRIWKQGYETGELKSTIFPDVPKFLRRIQKSGKASAVYSSGSVEAQILIFQYCEAGDLTPNFRAYFDTAMGGKREAESYHRITEKLGVEPSNVVFFTDIKEEAEAAQAAGLHPYILERPGNNVQKEHSFPVLSSFDGLLSEFG from the coding sequence GTGTTTTTAGAAGATGCAAAAGTGTTTTTATTCGATATAGAAGGAACAACTACGCCTATCGAATTCGTTCATAAAGTTTTATTCCCTTACTCCGTACGAAATTTTCTCCCTTTCTTTCAAACCGTTTCTGTGGAAAAACGACTGATAGACGAATTGATCGTCGCCTCAAAGCAGGAATCGGAGTACGGAAAAACTGTAGATTCTCAACCCGAATCCTTGGCTGATTTTTGTACGTATCTCGTTTCTAAAGATAGAAAATTGGGAGCCTTGAAGGAAATTCAGGGCAGGATTTGGAAGCAAGGCTATGAAACGGGAGAACTCAAAAGTACGATCTTCCCGGACGTCCCGAAATTTTTACGACGCATTCAAAAGTCGGGAAAGGCGTCGGCAGTATATTCCTCCGGAAGCGTGGAAGCGCAAATTTTAATTTTTCAATATTGTGAGGCCGGGGACCTCACACCGAATTTTCGGGCGTATTTTGATACCGCTATGGGTGGCAAACGGGAGGCTGAAAGTTATCATCGTATAACCGAAAAGTTAGGAGTGGAACCTTCTAATGTGGTGTTCTTTACCGATATCAAGGAAGAAGCGGAAGCGGCTCAGGCAGCCGGATTGCATCCTTATATTTTAGAACGTCCGGGAAACAACGTTCAGAAAGAACATTCTTTCCCTGTTTTATCCTCTTTCGACGGCTTATTGTCCGAATTTGGCTAA
- a CDS encoding alpha/beta hydrolase, protein MAYQHKEFYIQSSRDNTKLYCQAWIKPDANRVLVFNHGFGEHSGRYGNLINYFKDSDVSFYGLDMRGHGKSDGKRGHADSFELFVDDLADFVQEVRRREKKDKILLLGHSMGGVVVIRYALEGINQDYLHAVVASAPALKIPANAFQKFQIAAAGFLRKLSPATTLDANLDINLLSHDPEVVSAYAADPLVHGKISFSMGHELFQQGAIANKKAAILRTPILILHGLGDRIADPAGSLEFYNHLVYKNKRIKTYPGFYHEIMNELSPDKETVLKDIKEFLDSLVPEKAGQKKN, encoded by the coding sequence ATGGCCTACCAACATAAGGAATTCTATATCCAATCTTCCCGAGACAATACCAAACTTTATTGTCAGGCTTGGATTAAACCCGATGCAAATAGGGTACTTGTGTTTAACCATGGATTTGGGGAGCATAGCGGAAGATACGGCAATCTAATAAATTATTTCAAAGATAGCGACGTAAGTTTTTACGGTTTAGATATGCGAGGCCACGGCAAATCGGACGGCAAGAGGGGTCACGCTGACAGCTTCGAATTATTCGTGGATGATTTGGCCGATTTTGTCCAGGAAGTTCGCCGTAGAGAAAAGAAGGATAAGATTTTACTTTTGGGTCATTCCATGGGTGGAGTCGTCGTAATTCGCTACGCATTGGAAGGGATTAATCAGGATTATCTGCATGCAGTCGTAGCTTCGGCTCCTGCATTAAAGATTCCCGCTAATGCGTTCCAGAAATTCCAAATTGCGGCAGCGGGTTTTTTACGCAAATTATCTCCCGCTACCACCCTAGACGCAAATTTAGATATCAACCTGCTTAGCCATGATCCGGAAGTGGTAAGCGCTTACGCGGCGGATCCGCTTGTTCACGGAAAGATATCTTTTTCAATGGGACATGAGCTCTTTCAGCAAGGCGCAATCGCCAATAAAAAAGCTGCCATCCTGAGGACTCCGATTCTGATTTTACACGGTCTCGGAGATAGGATCGCTGATCCGGCGGGAAGTCTCGAGTTTTACAATCATTTAGTCTATAAGAATAAGAGAATTAAAACGTATCCGGGCTTTTATCATGAGATAATGAACGAGCTTTCCCCTGATAAGGAAACGGTGTTAAAAGACATTAAAGAATTTTTGGATTCACTGGTTCCCGAAAAGGCCGGTCAAAAAAAAAATTAA
- a CDS encoding VOC family protein produces the protein MRPFKILGIQQVAVGGDSKDKLRNFWVDILGLENTGTYRSEKENVNEDILRMGKGPYAVEVDIMEPVDPSKSPKVHDPKLNHIGLWVDDIHKAVEWLTSQGVRFTPGGIRKGAGGHDVTFIHPKGNEEFPLCAEGVLIELVQAPADVITALS, from the coding sequence ATGAGACCGTTTAAGATTCTCGGAATCCAGCAAGTAGCCGTCGGTGGAGATAGTAAGGATAAGTTAAGGAACTTCTGGGTGGATATCCTCGGCCTGGAAAACACCGGAACATATCGTAGCGAAAAAGAAAATGTAAACGAAGATATTCTAAGAATGGGGAAAGGTCCGTATGCTGTCGAAGTGGACATTATGGAACCCGTTGATCCTTCAAAAAGTCCTAAAGTTCACGATCCGAAATTGAATCATATCGGGCTTTGGGTGGACGATATTCATAAGGCGGTGGAATGGCTAACTTCGCAGGGAGTTCGTTTTACACCCGGTGGAATTCGAAAGGGAGCGGGCGGTCACGATGTGACTTTTATTCATCCGAAAGGAAACGAAGAATTTCCCCTTTGTGCGGAGGGGGTTTTGATCGAACTCGTTCAAGCCCCGGCGGACGTAATTACAGCATTAAGTTAA
- a CDS encoding MFS transporter, which produces MSQSSSKKSLLQYIGLSELASCGGNAVLAFWMILGMAFFLFADQNLIAPNLRNIARSFGITEQKEIDWKMGGEIPIFFFVLGGLVSVNMGYLTQRFSRKALVVGTVLLGEIPCLLSGFAQTYNEFLLLRTLTGFGLGGSFPLLFSILGDYFSDKYRSIASGYLSLAMGLGVGVGQLFGGVIGQADLENGWRMSFIYMAAPSFLFMIVYAIFCNEPARGRTEKEFTEITNMTSEADVRLTWKDLRILFANKTNIGIFLQGIPGCVPWGVFFTFLADYYENDYGIPKASAAGLMTFAAIGIFIGTFLGGIIGQKLYNWNKQYMPIFCAVMVLLGTAPSVYLLHAGSEALQPAFILINLITGFIIAVTGPNVRALILNVNTPKNRAAMFSLYNLTDDLGKGLGPAMAAIILGFVADRSTAFTIAVLFWIPCGLFWWIILKNFRQDEANVHKILSEEAQRLRRTA; this is translated from the coding sequence ATGTCCCAGTCATCTTCCAAAAAAAGCTTATTACAATACATCGGGTTAAGCGAACTCGCCTCCTGCGGAGGTAACGCAGTTCTCGCCTTCTGGATGATTCTGGGGATGGCTTTTTTTCTTTTTGCCGACCAAAATCTAATCGCACCCAACCTTCGCAATATAGCGCGTTCGTTCGGAATAACCGAACAAAAGGAAATCGATTGGAAGATGGGGGGAGAAATTCCGATTTTCTTTTTCGTGTTAGGAGGATTAGTCTCCGTAAACATGGGCTACCTAACCCAAAGGTTTTCTCGGAAGGCCTTAGTGGTCGGAACAGTTTTGTTAGGTGAAATCCCTTGTCTACTTTCAGGATTCGCGCAGACTTATAATGAATTCTTGCTACTTAGAACTTTAACCGGCTTTGGGTTAGGTGGAAGTTTTCCTTTATTGTTCTCCATTTTAGGGGACTATTTTTCGGATAAGTACCGATCCATAGCCTCGGGTTATCTTTCGCTTGCTATGGGATTAGGAGTCGGCGTTGGTCAACTCTTCGGAGGCGTGATAGGCCAAGCGGATCTAGAGAACGGCTGGCGGATGAGTTTCATTTATATGGCGGCTCCCTCGTTTCTCTTTATGATCGTGTATGCCATTTTTTGTAATGAACCCGCTAGAGGCAGAACCGAGAAAGAATTCACAGAAATAACGAATATGACCAGCGAGGCGGATGTTCGTTTAACATGGAAGGATTTGAGAATATTATTTGCGAACAAGACCAATATCGGAATCTTTTTACAAGGAATTCCGGGATGCGTGCCCTGGGGAGTATTCTTTACGTTTTTAGCGGATTACTATGAGAACGATTATGGAATCCCGAAAGCTAGCGCCGCCGGTCTTATGACGTTCGCGGCGATCGGAATTTTCATAGGAACATTCTTAGGCGGAATCATCGGACAGAAACTTTATAATTGGAATAAACAATATATGCCGATCTTCTGCGCGGTTATGGTTTTATTGGGAACGGCGCCGAGCGTCTATCTGCTGCACGCTGGTTCGGAAGCCCTTCAACCCGCGTTTATTTTGATAAACTTAATTACCGGATTCATTATCGCAGTAACAGGACCAAACGTGCGAGCACTGATCCTGAACGTGAATACTCCCAAAAATAGAGCCGCAATGTTTTCACTCTATAATCTCACCGATGACCTGGGCAAAGGATTAGGACCTGCTATGGCGGCCATCATTCTCGGATTTGTCGCCGATCGATCGACCGCCTTTACCATCGCCGTTCTTTTTTGGATTCCTTGCGGTTTATTTTGGTGGATCATTTTAAAGAATTTCCGGCAGGACGAAGCGAATGTGCATAAAATCCTGTCCGAAGAAGCGCAAAGATTGCGGAGGACGGCTTAG
- a CDS encoding endonuclease/exonuclease/phosphatase family protein, with protein MKILKNALYTALIAFALLLIVVYFSTFHPKAVEEAEVICESNPPTLQKAKELKIFSWNVQYFAGKEKVFWYDVPDESGPDTAPTSEEIQSTLKKVANVILEKSPDIILLQEVDDGARRTHGENQSERLLPLLSDLYPCRAETFYWKAGFVPHPKILGSVGMKLVTLSKYKIGAALRHQLPLTELDPISNQFRLKRAVLQVDLPIAGGGRFVALNTHLDAFSMGTDTMQKQVNFLAGLLSRLDEEKADWILAGDFNLLPPEFKRSSLHPNGAFYYSDDEEIKPLFDRWSPAATVEELNGPDREKFFTYYPNDPLIAKPDRTIDYIFFSKGLVKIFYSVIRSGDAAEASDHFPLEAVFRFIE; from the coding sequence TTGAAAATCCTGAAAAATGCTTTATACACGGCGCTCATCGCATTCGCCTTGTTGCTGATCGTGGTTTATTTTTCAACATTCCATCCTAAAGCCGTGGAGGAGGCGGAAGTCATTTGCGAATCGAATCCGCCTACGTTGCAAAAGGCGAAAGAATTAAAGATATTTTCTTGGAATGTCCAGTATTTTGCGGGAAAGGAGAAGGTCTTTTGGTATGATGTGCCGGATGAATCCGGACCGGATACCGCGCCGACATCGGAGGAGATTCAATCTACGCTTAAAAAAGTAGCGAACGTAATTCTAGAAAAAAGTCCGGATATTATTTTGCTTCAAGAAGTAGATGACGGAGCACGAAGAACTCATGGAGAAAATCAGTCTGAACGGCTCCTTCCATTGCTCTCCGATTTGTATCCTTGTCGCGCGGAAACATTTTATTGGAAGGCGGGATTCGTTCCACATCCGAAAATTCTCGGATCCGTCGGAATGAAACTCGTAACTCTGAGTAAGTACAAAATCGGCGCCGCACTTCGCCATCAACTACCGCTCACTGAGCTTGATCCGATTAGTAATCAGTTTCGATTAAAAAGAGCCGTTTTACAAGTGGATCTACCCATCGCGGGAGGCGGGCGATTCGTGGCATTGAATACCCATTTGGATGCGTTTTCGATGGGAACGGACACGATGCAAAAGCAAGTAAACTTTCTCGCAGGATTGCTATCCAGATTGGATGAAGAGAAGGCCGATTGGATTTTAGCGGGGGATTTTAATCTTCTTCCTCCGGAATTCAAGCGTTCCTCTTTGCATCCGAATGGAGCGTTCTATTACAGCGACGACGAAGAGATAAAACCTCTTTTTGATAGATGGTCGCCTGCGGCAACGGTTGAAGAATTGAACGGACCCGATAGGGAAAAGTTCTTCACTTACTATCCGAACGATCCCTTGATTGCGAAACCGGATAGAACGATCGACTATATTTTCTTTTCCAAAGGATTGGTTAAGATTTTCTATTCCGTGATTCGATCGGGAGATGCAGCCGAAGCTAGCGATCATTTTCCGTTGGAAGCCGTCTTTCGATTTATCGAATAA
- a CDS encoding amidohydrolase family protein, whose amino-acid sequence MKENQYRGHIIDAWAQPALVSMYQKLPEVAALFKRSGSGGYARKNLSPKDTVELLDEAGVEKVLLRAWCRPGQWVCTNDQIYEYTNRFPDRFVGIAAVDLAKPVEAVKELRRAIKDLGFKGLFVLPWLWQLPPNHKLYYPLYVECIELGIPYCTQVGQTGPLMPSETGRPVPYLDEVALTFPTLKIVGGHLGFPWTDEMIGLCMKHENVYIDTSAYLPSYYPKQLLDYMKTSGRSKVLFGTNFPHLEFKKCVNQAADLDLPEASLKRFFYANAKRVFQI is encoded by the coding sequence ATGAAAGAAAATCAATATAGAGGCCACATCATCGATGCATGGGCTCAACCGGCCTTGGTTTCAATGTATCAAAAACTGCCGGAAGTCGCAGCCCTATTCAAGCGCTCCGGTTCGGGGGGCTATGCCCGAAAAAATCTTTCGCCAAAAGACACCGTCGAACTCCTAGATGAAGCCGGAGTAGAGAAAGTACTATTACGGGCATGGTGTCGCCCAGGCCAGTGGGTTTGCACGAACGATCAAATTTATGAATACACGAATCGATTTCCCGACCGCTTTGTCGGAATCGCCGCCGTGGATCTGGCAAAACCGGTGGAAGCCGTCAAAGAATTGAGGCGCGCAATCAAAGACTTAGGTTTTAAAGGACTATTTGTTCTTCCGTGGCTTTGGCAACTCCCGCCCAATCATAAATTATACTATCCCCTTTATGTGGAATGTATAGAATTAGGAATTCCTTATTGTACGCAAGTTGGACAAACCGGTCCGCTGATGCCTTCCGAAACGGGAAGGCCTGTCCCGTATTTGGACGAGGTCGCCTTAACCTTCCCTACGTTGAAGATCGTAGGCGGTCATCTGGGTTTTCCCTGGACTGACGAGATGATCGGACTATGCATGAAACACGAGAACGTTTACATAGACACGTCCGCATACTTACCTTCTTATTATCCGAAACAATTGCTGGATTATATGAAAACATCCGGAAGAAGTAAGGTTTTATTCGGTACGAATTTTCCTCATCTAGAATTCAAAAAATGCGTAAATCAAGCGGCCGATTTGGATTTACCGGAGGCGTCCCTAAAGAGATTTTTTTATGCGAATGCTAAGAGAGTCTTTCAAATCTAA